The nucleotide window GTAACCCGGCGCGGCCACGGTCACCAGCTCGCCGCTGCGCGGATGATCCAGCTGCCAGGTCCGTTGTTCGGCTTTATCCAGCACCTGCTCGATGCCGGGCTGGCGTTGCAACAGCGCTTTGACGCGAGGTATGTCTTGCGCCTGCTTCACGTAGATATGAGCAATCTGATGATCGGCCACGGCAAAGGCCGCGCTGGCGCCGGGGTCGAGCAACTCCCAGGTCAGCGATTGGCGCACCTGCAACAAGCCTTCCGAGCGCAACAGCCGGTTGATGGAAACAGATTGCTGTACCGCTTCGATCCCGTACTCGGACAGCAGCATCACCGCCGCGCCTTGCTCCTGGGCAAAGGTCAGCAGGCGACCGACTTCACTGTCGATGGCCCGTACCTCGTCGGCAATCGACGGATGATCAGGGCCCAGTCGCTGCAGGCTGTAGTCGAGATGGGGCAGGTAGACCAATTGCAGGTCGGGCTGATCGAGCTGGAATTCGGCGATGGCGCAGTCGACGATCCAGCGGCTGGATGCGATGCCGGCCGCCGGGCCCCAGAAGCTCGGAAAAGGGAATTCGCCGATCTGCTGCTCGATACGCTCGTGCAACGAGGCCGGTGTCGAATACAGGCCGAACATTTTGCGGCCATCAGCCGGGTAGTGAGGGCGTGGGGTGATGGCGGCATCCACGTCCGCATACATGTTGTACCACCAGAACAGCTGGCTGCAGCGAAACCCGGGGAGCTCACGCTTGAGCTGCTGCCAGACTTTTTCACCCTGGATCAGTGCGTTGGGTTGCAGCCAGAAACGCACTTCGGCCTGGTCGCGAAAATACCAGCCATTGCCCACAATGCCGTGTTCCGACGGCGACAGACCGGTGAGGATCGAGGACTGCACCGTGGACGTGACGGCCGGAAACACCGGTTGCAGGCTGGCCATTTTGGCCGTTTTCAACAGGGCATTGATGTGCGGTGTCGCCGGCCCCAGCAGCGCCGGTGTCAGCCCGACCACGTTAATCAGCAGCAGCGGTTGACGCGGTTGATCAGAGGGCATCGGCGTACGCCTCCCACGATTGGGGTTGCAGCAATTTTCGCTGCCGCAATTGGTCTTCTACCCAGTGCAGTTCCGCAACGATTCCCTGGAGTTGGGCGTGCTCGGTAGTGGGCCGCAGTTGGGCGGGCAGGACACCCCAGCTGTAGGTTTCCACTTCCAGCACAGGACGAAAATCCCCATGGTCTGCGAGAAAGTCGAAGGTCTGCGACAGGGCGATCTGGCTGCCGCTGAGCTCCGGCAGCAGCAAGTGTTCGCTGAACAGCGGAATGTGGAAATGAATCCGCAGTTCGGGGTATTGCCCCAGGTTGTTTGCGCAATCCTCTAGCGCTGCGGGAAGGTCGGCCCAACCCGATAACCGCTCCTGCGCATCACGGGCTTTGACTTGATGCAGGTAGGTGGTTTCGGCGAAGTCGCTCAAGGTTTTGAGGACGTGTTCGCGTCGGTTGTCGTTTTCAGCGGGCAGGCGACAAATCAGCGCGTTGGACAGCTGAATCTTGCCGACGGGCACTCGGGCCTGACGCAGCTTTTCCAGCGACTGATAGCAGTGCTCGAAGACCACGGCCTGGTGGCAAACATCAAAACACAACGCCAAATAGTCATGGTGCGGGTCCGTGGCTTGCCAGCGGTGGAAGAAGGCGATGGCCTGGTCGGTGTTTTCCAGCACGCAGTCCGGCTCCATCTCCAGGCAGAACACGATCTTCTTGCCTGTCTCCAGGTGCAGCCTGGCCAGCGAAGCGGTGAGTTGGCGCAACAGATGCTCGGCACGCTGCTGTAACTGCGGGTTCCAGTTGGCGGCGTAGCCCAGCGGCACGGTGGAAATTACACCCTGGGGACAGTCCGGCGGCAGGGCATCGGCGAGGATCCGCGCCAGATTCAGGCTGTACGCCAGCCGTTCAGACTCGGCCCAACTCGGCAAATAAACCTCGGCTTTCACCGCGCCCTGATGAAACTGGCCGTAGGGAAAGCCGTTAAGGGAGGTCAGGCGCAGCCCGCTGCGTTGCAGCAGGTCCAGGAAGTCCGCGCGAGCCGATGGCTGCTGTAATTCGGCCGCGGCGAGGGCGCTGATCCACAGTCCACTGTCCTGCTCGTCCAGCCCGCGCAGTGTTCGCACGCCCTGAAAATGCTGTTCGATGGATGACCGTAGCCCCGCCAGGTCACGGGTCGGGTGCACATTGCTGCAATAACCGACCTGCGCGGCAGCCC belongs to Pseudomonas sp. B21-015 and includes:
- a CDS encoding alkaline phosphatase family protein, with translation MPSDQPRQPLLLINVVGLTPALLGPATPHINALLKTAKMASLQPVFPAVTSTVQSSILTGLSPSEHGIVGNGWYFRDQAEVRFWLQPNALIQGEKVWQQLKRELPGFRCSQLFWWYNMYADVDAAITPRPHYPADGRKMFGLYSTPASLHERIEQQIGEFPFPSFWGPAAGIASSRWIVDCAIAEFQLDQPDLQLVYLPHLDYSLQRLGPDHPSIADEVRAIDSEVGRLLTFAQEQGAAVMLLSEYGIEAVQQSVSINRLLRSEGLLQVRQSLTWELLDPGASAAFAVADHQIAHIYVKQAQDIPRVKALLQRQPGIEQVLDKAEQRTWQLDHPRSGELVTVAAPGYWFDYYYWFDDRKAPDFARTVDIHRKPGYDPLELFIDPAIRFPKLKVARRLLQKKLGFRYYMDLIPLDTRLVRGSHGRLPESEQTGPLLITNCDLPLPQRLAATAVKQLLLEHFLGHPHTDPANAKELPCGEPFL
- the eboE gene encoding metabolite traffic protein EboE, which translates into the protein MSAGTGWAAAQVGYCSNVHPTRDLAGLRSSIEQHFQGVRTLRGLDEQDSGLWISALAAAELQQPSARADFLDLLQRSGLRLTSLNGFPYGQFHQGAVKAEVYLPSWAESERLAYSLNLARILADALPPDCPQGVISTVPLGYAANWNPQLQQRAEHLLRQLTASLARLHLETGKKIVFCLEMEPDCVLENTDQAIAFFHRWQATDPHHDYLALCFDVCHQAVVFEHCYQSLEKLRQARVPVGKIQLSNALICRLPAENDNRREHVLKTLSDFAETTYLHQVKARDAQERLSGWADLPAALEDCANNLGQYPELRIHFHIPLFSEHLLLPELSGSQIALSQTFDFLADHGDFRPVLEVETYSWGVLPAQLRPTTEHAQLQGIVAELHWVEDQLRQRKLLQPQSWEAYADAL